TAAAAGCTTAacgtcgctggtggtggtgtcactTACAATTTCCACCGGGCCGGTATTCGATTCCGCGCATTTGAATGCGCGCCCATCGCTGAAAGGATTTTCCGGTACAAAATATCGAACAGTGAGTTCCACGGAAACCCGATCCCGGCCACTGGCCGTACGCGTCCGTGCGAAACACGGTGCCACGAAGCCGGCTCATATCGATGCGTGTACGGTGTACGTTATTTTCGGAGAAATCTTAACTGTCGCTCGCTCTGCTGGCAACggggaaaaaatattttccaccaCAGGAGATTTTCCACCGTAAAAGGGTGGATTTATCACACAACCGTATGAAGACTCAAACATGTACTGGGTGAAGGCACACTGTTGACGGTGCACCATCGCCGGGTAACGGCGGGTTGTCCAACATTTCTTGGTACCGCTGCAACACGTCCCCGTGCCCCCAAAAACTGCGCTCATGGAGTTGGTTCGTGAGGTGCGCGCGTATTCGGTGAATCCTGCTCCGGTAAGTCGGTGACAGGCCCCGGGTTTCGTAGGCGCCGACCGGTCGCCCGGACCCATCTTCCATCACATAATCCATCTTAGggggaaaatgcaaattttgcaAACACTTTCCATTCCCGGCCTGATGCCGCTTAAGATTTAACGAACATGATATGgcctcgcagcagcatcgtgacCGTGGCacagtgtacgtgtgtgtgtgacctgtGCCAACGATCGCGTCTGCCGAGTCTGCTTTGCATATGCCAAGCCAAAgctagtgatgatggtgatgcgctgcagcagcagcagcagcagcagccaccaagcTGTAGTCAAGCCATCCGTGTGCATATGGTTGGCATGACATTATCCGGCGCACACGGCACATTATGGTGTGCcatcacccccggggggtgggcgGGTCTTCGTGACCATGGAGCAGAATATGAAAATGCTACACAGACACAGGGGAggagaaaaaagcgaaaataaagaaaaacacccgcgaaaaaaaaaacatgcaattAAAGCGTTCCGCATCGTGAGCTGTTTACGGAAGATGGTACAAATCTGAGGGCGCCATAAACATGCTTTACATACGGACGAAATGGTGGCACGCGGTGGCGCATATTAACCCCACCCCTATGCGACCACCCGGCCAAAGGATAGCGTGGTACGCGGTACGTGCAGTGCATAACGTGGCTTAACGATGTGTTCGTTTCGACAAACATTATTTGCCCTTTAATAACTCCATTTTTAGCTGTCTCAGGAGACAGTGAAAGAAGGTTGCcttctttcttgttttttgcgAGAAATAAGAGAGCAGTTTTTAGGggaattaaataaaattcttGGCTAGAAAATATTCGATTTAGACGATGATAAAAGTAGATgcttaaaagaaaaaaaaaggccaattGACACAACCATGTGTCTGATCTTCTGTATATCAAATACCTATACCAATGAATTGGTTGAGAGCATTTTGACCGTTGTTAATTATGGGTCCTAATAGGCAGAGTTTGGACTTTTGCTCGGCATATAGTTGCATCTACGTCGGCATATAGTTGCATCTACGATTTTGCTACTTAAAGAACTCTAAGTGTTGGAAAAACTTTGCAATTTTGCtgaaattttccattttgttcgcAGTTTCCATCGTTAGTTACTAATTTTCTATCGCGTTGGTTAAAGCAGTGTTAAGTGTTTTTCATAGTCTCCAGACCTCGGGAGTGGGGTTGTTTATGGTGCATAAAACTAACAAAAGAACTTGAAAGCTTGGTCTTTCGTAACACTTTACATTGGTTTACACTGGTAGTGGACACAGTCAAGCTTTATTTTGCTTACTTCATACAGAACGGTTAGAGTGTTGTAATTTTTCAGACGAAACACGAATAGTGGTAGTCGCTCCGCTGTTTGGGGTTGCAACATTAAAATTAacttctctccctcctccgctcctcggtcggtggttttaCAAAAACCAGAAAGTAGTTTTCTTTGAAAATCAACCCATCAACCCCACTGACTGACAGCATCAACCACGTAGAGTCAGAGGTGGTGAacgaagaggaaagaaaaccaaaaacgcaaGTGTTTGCCATGTAAATTTGAGCTAGACTTCTAACTCACCCACTCATACACATGAGATGAGCACATGGCGAGTGATATACGTTGCTAACTTGGTAGACACCCAACACGATGCACCCGGAAGCTGGACACCAATCCATCGCTGCGCAGTCAACAAACTTTGTCTGCCGTCGGAGTGCGAGAGAGCAATTAGTTTCCAGCCGGCCTGTGTGCTCCTTGCGCCCACGAACCTCCTCCTTTTTTCACCTCTTTTCCCGCTCACAGACTGTCGGACTTCCGGTTcgctggaaaaaaaaccgggaggacggagtgaaagagagagtgtgagtgGGAGGGCAAGTCGATGGTACTTATTACGGTACCAACACTCGGAGCGGGTGCTCCGCTCGGTGCGAGATAAGAGGGCAAATTGTTTACCGTAATCATGAATGCAAAAATGTTCAAACAACACTCAAACTTTGTGGTCGCTaggaaaggggggagagaggacCCGGCGGGGGGTGGTTGCATCCTTCGACAGCACGGCTGTGGGTGGATGGTTCGCTCCCAGGGAATGCAAAGACGGATGAATGGATCACAGCGAACCGGTCGTCCGGTTGCTGCATGcagatgacgacggtgacgacgacgacgacgacgatgatggtaatgaCGATGGTGATAGTGATGAGAGAAGTGGCACTCAAATGAATAAATGtttgaattaaaatttacCATCAGCACTAACCTctaccttttcctccctcccccttttaaCAACCCCTCCTTTCAACCCCTTTTTACTAAGGGATTTTCGTTCATGCGGCAGACCATTGACAGCACGGCTTCAGTGTAGGAGATgtttgtggctgtgtgtgagtgtgtgtccaCGGTTGCGAAAGTTTCTTCTGTGGCTGGACGCTTGAacacgcgagcacacacagaaacacacacacacacacgcacacagacggtGAGTGTCATCTTGCAGCTCATGCATATTACAAAGTTGAGGTTGAGGAAATGAGAAAGTTTGTGTGGCCCTCACCGGATAGCGGATGCAGATccagcgagaaagagagagagagagagagagagagagagagagagagagagagagagagagaaagagagagagagaaagagagagagagagagagagctcctGAGCAGTCCGGATTCCCCCGAGCGACCTATTGGGGAAGTTACATTGTAACGGAGTATATGATTCCGTGACGACGCGGCTGCCCGGGGTACCGCTGGCTGCCCGGGGAAGGGGTAAAGGTTAACAAGCTAACGTTGCCTCGAAAACCGAGCGATAGAGAGTTGATAAACAGTTGCCTGCGATAACGGTGTGCCAATGGGCAATGGGACCCCGGGGCGGGTGCTGTTTGACTCAATGACGCAATGTTGCGGCCAAACTTTTGCATTGTGCAGCGCGGTTGTTGAGTGGGAGCTGGCAGGTGGGTCCCATCATTGGGATGGGATGATGAATGTCCATTGAAAGTATTTCAACGTATTCTTTATTTTACGACCGAACGATAACGATTTATCATATTGAAATGCACAGAACGTATACAAAGCTTTACCTTTAGCAACTTTTTGTTAAAATCTGTCAAAAAACGATGCTAGATAGTTGCTATCGCGACCGGGCAAGGTTCAGATGGAAGAAATGGCTTTCTATCACATTCAAGTTGCGCTTTGGACTGGAAATTCACGTGCATAAAAAACTATCAAAATGGGCGGGTTTGCCACGTGAAACTTGCTACCATTGCTGGGCACCTTAAGTAACATTTGTATGCTTTAAACGGGGAATTTAAATTGGGATGTTGTGTAATGTATATCGCCTCAAACAAACTGAAGAGTATGCAGAAGCAATCGAAAAGGGTGCATGATAGAATCGCATGATATCCTTCATTTTGACGGTCCCTCACTCTACGGACTACACATTTCACAGTTGCAACCATACAACAGGATAATTCCAAAGTGCAAAAGTAAGTAAGTTCGGCTATTGGCAACTCAGTGACTCCATGAATATCGAGGCAATCTCGTGGTGGTGAGAATAGCAATCCTGCGAATGAATGCTGCGAGTAACGAATAGCAACGGTGCATTGTAAGTGAAACGCCAACTGTCAAAATATTTTGCAACTTTTGGAACGAGCTGCAGATCGATGCCTTGCAAGCAAGCCCTCTATACGCTGTCCCACCATGAGACGCTCACTCGAGCTACTCGAGATCAGTTGCGCGTGGCGCCAAAATGGCTGCAAAGTGCTGCTTTGGTAGCATTTTTCTCCCTGAAAGCAAATTAAATAGCCATACGAGCCCGTACGCTGCATACCGGTGGAAATGTTCGTTTGAACATCGAAAGCTATCGAGTGGTCTgttgaaatgttttacaaaataacGCAAATGTAAACACCGCAAATGTGAACGCACCGACCAGCAAAGACCAACAGCATCGCAATGGCaaaaagtgttgctgctgttgttgtggtagcGGAACCGCGGAACTTAAcatttgtttttgggaaaattaaaaaattaaaaaaaataaacgaaaccaCACCATTTTGTTGAACGAATTTTTCATCGACGGGCAACCAGTAACATTACCCCTCCCTCCGGCGGCTGGTTCCATTGCACTACCGCACAAGACCACACACTAGCGAGCCAAGCGTTAGCAGCCGTGGTAGTAGTATTAAATTTTTCATGCCTTCCGCTTTGATGCCACGCATTTTAACGGGGCCTTTGTTGTAATGCGAATTTTCCAATATTTTCCACCCCAACTGGCCAGCGTGTCGGGCGCTGACCACCGTCCCTTCCtcggatctctctctctctctctctctctctaccgtaGGAAAATgagtatttgttttaatgttcCGCATTCACGTGGCACTTGGGCGTTGGCAAACACAGTTCCGCTGCCCCTTTTTCGCGCTTTCCCGCgctactttctctctctctctctctctctctctgttttaaCCGGCACTCcgcttgctgttgcagcaggtACAGCTATTGTGCAGGTTGTGAGGCAATGTAACCGGAACCACTTGGGAGTaaggacgaaaggaaaaaaaaacaaaacaaaaacaacgaacgagagaaaaaaagaacaaaccgCGATTCTCATTTTTGATAGCCCAACACATCAATAGGAAGGATGTGGTacagtttctctctctctctctctctctctcttgctctctctctctctctctctctctctctgtccgaTGAGGGGTGaatttttgtaattttcatATACTTCAAccccaccttcccccccctcccaccactAGTGCTTCCCTTGGTTTCCATCCCCAATCggttgtttgtaatttttcaagcgattaatttcaattttaccCGAGTTGAAAACCGAAAAGTTGGTCCGGTCATGGCCACTGCACTGGATTgttgccctgccctgccctgccctggccaGGCCGGTCCAGTCCAATCCAGCCCAACGACTCTGCCGGGGTTGGGGGATGTTTTTGAGTTGCCAATTTGCACCGTTCAATTCGGCATCGGACCACGACGAATCCGTTGACCTGAACTTGGAGTGCTgcttttgctctcgctctctcgctctcttcccctttctttctctctctacatcAACTTTTGCTTGCCAGCACAAAACctagaacgaacgaatgccgACCAAGCGCCACTTCTAGCGAGGCAACGAAAGCGAGTTCAACTTTTGCAAACTCGACTTTGGCGCAGGGAAAGAAACCACAATGGCTGAAAATTTGCACCGGACTGGACCTCGCGGCAATCGCAGCgccggcagtggcggtggtggtgatggtggaaagtttttctttcggtCGCTGGCCCACTCTGGGCCGGGCATTTCGAGTGGgcgatttttccgtttccaactTTTGCTCGAGTGTAGCTCGACACATtgaggccggccggccagttgCCGTGGCCTGCGAACTCAATATTCGTGGTTCGGAGTTCGGGGTTTTGCTGCACCGTTCCgttttacccttttttttttgaatgcCAGCTTAGCGGGGGCCAAGTGGAACTTTTCAATGAAAATCTATCGTCCGTGTGCTCTTTGGGTTCCATACCACTGGACTGGTATGGAATGCGATTGTTCTTTAATTAGTATCGCGCTACCTACATGGCTTGAGGATGAAATTTGCgaggccaaacacacacacataaacacacacacacacacacacacacacacacacacacacacacacacatacacgtgtgAGTAAGTCCTTAAGCCCGTTAGAAGAAGTACACCTTTAACCATCCGTTCTTTCCTATGTTCAAACACGAAACGCAAACCACGGCTTCCGGGGGGAAATTTCtgctccctcctcctccacgcACCGGTGGAGGGACAACGcaaaattttccttttaattgaaatgatcGGAAGCGGTGATAATTGAAAACTGAAATCACGAGGACGGAAATTACCGAGGGTAATGAGCGAATGAGCCGTGTCTCGGCCTGGGCCTGTGCCACCCAATCGGCTAAGATGGTGTCAAAATTGGCAAAAGATGGTACGATTAGACGGGGGGTGCttggcaccgacaccgatggGCTTGAACACCctcgaccggccgaccgacagccgatggtggttttgattaaaatttcaaatgagCGAAAAATGTTCATTAAACTTTGGCGCCGGGCGTGCAATGAGTTTGAACCGAACGGGGATGCGGATGAAAACCACCGATTAGTGTTCAAATGAGGGGCACGGTAGGGGAAAACATTCGTAGCCGTTACGTCCTGCAGTGACACTTTTGCCGGTCATTAACGGGTGCTTGTAATTATTATTCTATCTGTTTAATTGTTGGAGAAATCGGCGTGAAACTTTGGAAAATGAGTAGTGTATGTGTACTACTACAATTGCAAACTCGAATACACTCCAAAGAGTAACAGCAATTGTTACGGAAGAAGTATGTGTTCATGTGCTATGCGACAAAAAAGCTATTCATTAAGAATTTTACTGTAGCAGGAGAATTCAATTGCAATGGCAAGGTATTAGTtcgtttaagggggggctttggttatttcgggttcaaaaaagccttatttttgacgatttttagtgcagaaaccattcaacttaattttttaaagtgaatgtcaaattaaactacaacttttcaagaatatttggttctattttggggaagatttgatcaaaactacgttcatggcattgaatcgagaaaggcaattttgcaaaaatgtactttttgtggtgcccatcgtagctacgtgctgggtaatctgaaacatacaaatgggtatttttttgttagattataagtttatccaggtagccccgttgagtttttgttaaatttcctatttttcgatttttggcagatttttaaagttgaaaaagtgttacttttttcgatgttgcctcaaaaaacgaggtttatataattaaaagaattatcaaaaaaaagtatcaacaattttaacaaaaacttgacggggctacctggcaaatagtgtacagattaagtgttgaaaatttcaaatcgatcggaccagtagtttttatgctacgatgggcaccgactttgaaaacataggttttgggaaacgtgattcaaagttgcgagatgcgttaagccttgtatgaaactctgtttttcaaaaatcaatatctttgtcagttttgcttcgattgatcccaaaactttacacaatactcttgaaaggataagcagtcatttaaaattataaaaagtaaattcgaagaagtaaaataaaataccgaagccccccttaagtTAAAGAAAATAAGCGATGTTctataataatttaaatatttagcGATATTatataataatttaatttgaacaTTCGctcaaattgaaacaaatgttCAAAATATAGAACATAAGCGATGTTCCCTGGTGGCAGCGGGTGTAGAAACATTTCAAAGGCAGGTATTATATGTGCAACGAAATGGTTGTAATTCTTGTATTGCTATCTGAAATCCATTATAATCATATTTGACAGAAATAGTCAGTGTGCCCCGAATGCCAGCTTGCCAAATATTGCTCAAATCGGATCGCGACAATTTATTTGTTGCCAAACGTTTGTAAACCGCAATAGGTTCTAATATGTATCAAAGGGAATtcctgaaaaacaaacatgttAGAGCGGAGGATGATGTTCGTCGACTGCTAGCAATGATGGATATTCTTCGGTAGATGCTGATCTCTTTCGGTTGCAATAACGGATATGTAAGAAGagcgatttgttttattgatatACATGATGGTGTACAATCTTCTGGATCGCAGACATTACTCGTAAATCTGGATTGCGTTGTACTCTGAGCATAGAACATGGAAGTTggtatcaacaacaacgaaaatcGATTAATTTTACCAATTTTTTCTTACCTGGATAATAATAGTCGTGTACTGTCACATAAGAAGGTCTCCTGATTGCCTCCTTCATCCGTTTGTGTGCAGTGATCGTGAAGCAGTTCTTCTCGATACCCATATTGTCATAGTACAGCACAGCAGTCGTAGCTCCGTACAGGATCTCCCTTTtctaaaatttcaaatttcattaaTAGCATTATTTGCTGTTCCCCAATCAGAGTTTGCTGTTCCCCAatcgctcacacacactcaccctTATCGGGTTGATGCCGGGTTTTTCAACAATTAGCCCGGTCGCTGTTACGTAGCCACTCGGCAGGTTTACCTCAACCAGCGCCATGTTCGAACGTTGATCCGAAAGTTTAGGTATAAAGCTGGTACAAACGTCTAACTTCAAAACTGCGTCTGAGTCTGTGTCGGTTTTGTTGACGGCTAGTTCGAAACTTCTCTCAAAGTTCACCAGGTTCAAGTGGTATTTGTAGGCCACTTGTATTAACCCCGATCCTTGACCGGCGATGGTCATTGTTATAATTCTTGTTGTGCTCCGTAGATTATTATACTCAACTTTTTCAATATTATACGAGTCAAAACGATGCTGCTTTGTTACATCCTTGTACGTAAGATACATATCGTACTCATTCTTAGCAGGATTAACTATTTCCGAAAGTTTTGTCAGTGCTTTCAAACCAACGAACGTTTCCTGGGTGCGAGGAAAACTACCCGTTGTGTATCGCTGGTTCACCAACCAGCGTAAGATGGCGATACCAATAGAATACTCTTTGGCCTCTATGAATGATAGCAGTGCATACGCTGTAGTCTCGATTTTATGGGCACTCCTCGGCCAGTAGCGCTGGGTACCGTTTCCAGTCTCAACGGAACGGCCAATCAGTTTCTCTAGAGCACGGGGTTTCTTGTAATGGTTATTCAAACATAACGCATAAGTAGCAATAGCTAAATCGTAGGAATCTGTCATCCATTCGAGGTTATCAGCAATATACTTCATCCCGCGTGCGACAACGGTGTGATGTCTTGTTGCTTGTTCTGCATTCTCGAGAAATGCGATCATTACGTAAGATGTCAATGCCAGTCCTTGCCGTAGTCCACCCTGCATATCTTGGTGGGCGATTGAACCTACTTCGACGTACCTGCCATTCGATAGTTGCTTAGACGACAACCAATCATAAGCCCTAGGCACCTGATTTTCGTCCACGTAGATATACTTGGCAGCAGTTTGTATTGCTTTAGCGACAAACGCAGTTAGAAATACACTTCCTCCACTTTTTCTTGAATCAGCAAAGGACCCGTCTGTTTGTCGATAGTTCATTTGGTTTCGGTACCCTGTCTGCAGATATTCTTTCGCCTTTTTGATAATATCATGTTGTTTCGATCCAGTAGCCATCATGTAATCCAGCACCATGATGTTTGGCACGAATTTGATCATATTTGTCTCTCCACTGCCAGACGGCACGGCCAGTAGATTTTGCAAGTTATCAACTACATCCGTTAGCAGGTTCGCTagaaaattttaaattgtGTTAGATTGGGATACCATCTATCAGAACGATTCCGAGATACACACGATCGAGAGAAAAATTAATCTCCACTGAATTCAAATCACTCTTCCTATTGATTGGCAACACAATTTCGTACGTTTGACTGTTCGGTTCGCTGAAACAGAAGAACTGTGATTTCACATCTGCTATTTCCAAACTTTCTGGCGTCACACGAATAATCTTCTCGATCGCATCGTTCTCCAGACCCCGTATGGTGGATGCCTTTACACGAACAGTTATATCGCCCAACTTCTTTGCTTTAACCAGGAAGGAAATTGGATAACCAACGTTCGgtggaacggaaacggtttTTGTGCGGTTTTTGGCTGCAATGAAGCAGTTTAATGCAATTATTCTAATTAATTATACTTGAGTTGCCTTACCATCTGCTGGTTGATCGatgaattgaatttcatcTTCTACATTGAACATCGTCACATCAGCTGTGTACTCAGTGTTGAGCGTGTTAAACAAAGTAAAGTGCAAGGGTACCACTTCACCACGTTTGATTGAATATGGCAGATGATCGACAATGTAGAACGGTTTGCCGGTGGTGAGCTGAAGGGGTGTCTTGATGATTTCAAATCCGTAcacgggatggatggagaagCCAGTTAAGTACCAGGTTGTTATAGTGTCAGGAATTACCGCCTCCACCATGAATGAACCGTTCGTGGGCAATGTGATGTTCTTCCACAACCATGATTCCAGAAAATCAGTCCTGAAAGTGGGATCGAGCTGGCCTGACCGATTTTGGATCGGCAATATGACGTTACGCGAAGATTTATTGGCCATTGCTTAGAAGACACAATAAGACTGGAAATTATTGACAAGCTTACGCAGTACTGAATTTAACCATATTACCTTCTTCAATTTTCAAACCGTTTGCCCGAATGAATACACCTATATCCTTCAAGGATTCgaacaaatgaagaaaagttCAACTATTTTGATTCCTTAACTTGGTGATGCACTTACCTCGAATAAAGAAGTAGCACCAGCTCCATCATGTTCATTGAATAGCTTTAAAACATCTTCCCATTTGAGATTGCTGATATCGTGATCTTTGCCCAGTTCCAGCAAACTACGATCGTATGATGCAAGCGCCACGTACGACTTTGGACGGCCATTGACGATAATGTTTATTGTACTATTGGGTCTTAGTTCATGTTGCGCATTAGCTCGTTTCAGTTCAATCTGTTTTCAAAGAAATTAAACAATTGTTACTGGTGTACGGAATACAATCCTCAATGgccgatttttgttttgcattacaGTATTTGCCAAATGCTCGCTATTTATGGTCACGATGTCGTATACAAATACGTTATCTACTACGCTTGCGACGAGTATATTGGATCCTGGAAACATTTTGATCCTTGCGTAGTGAGGCAGTTCTATAAACTGATGTGTTTTATTATCAACTACTTCTGGCTGAGCATATACAATTTGTCCTTTCGATACGATGTAGTAGAGAACGAATGCCATCTTGTGCGTACACCCCACCTTAAACCTGAAGGAGTTTTCCAG
This sequence is a window from Anopheles darlingi chromosome 3, idAnoDarlMG_H_01, whole genome shotgun sequence. Protein-coding genes within it:
- the LOC125953283 gene encoding CD109 antigen-like, whose amino-acid sequence is MWLPRKQDVCVVLMLISMGQAVLIVGPKSLRANRDYTVVISNFFGEVTDAELLLRLEGRDANNQVLFAVEKPVEVLQNTNEIISFQIPLIVSPGIYKMIIEGVNSFVYHDEIELEYLHKSISGLIQLRQPVYKPGDSVQFRVIVLDPDLKPPSGLKMVTVTVQDSVGNIIRKWSDAQLYNGVFEGQLDIAPSPLLGTYNIIAKANDEELVSKTFEVKEYVLPTFKMDVLPTVTPLEEHQALNLTIVAKYYVGNPAIGRVKIQLYDGDNNLELSKEYDVNGMLQVHLPFTNELILYGEQENVRVNVTFTERNTNELEMTIELKRANAQHELRPNSTINIIVNGRPKSYVALASYDRSLLELGKDHDISNLKWEDVLKLFNEHDGAGATSLFEDIGVFIRANGLKIEEGQLDPTFRTDFLESWLWKNITLPTNGSFMVEAVIPDTITTWYLTGFSIHPVYGFEIIKTPLQLTTGKPFYIVDHLPYSIKRGEVVPLHFTLFNTLNTEYTADVTMFNVEDEIQFIDQPADAKNRTKTVSVPPNVGYPISFLVKAKKLGDITVRVKASTIRGLENDAIEKIIRVTPESLEIADVKSQFFCFSEPNSQTYEIVLPINRKSDLNSVEINFSLDPNLLTDVVDNLQNLLAVPSGSGETNMIKFVPNIMVLDYMMATGSKQHDIIKKAKEYLQTGYRNQMNYRQTDGSFADSRKSGGSVFLTAFVAKAIQTAAKYIYVDENQVPRAYDWLSSKQLSNGRYVEVGSIAHQDMQGGLRQGLALTSYVMIAFLENAEQATRHHTVVARGMKYIADNLEWMTDSYDLAIATYALCLNNHYKKPRALEKLIGRSVETGNGTQRYWPRSAHKIETTAYALLSFIEAKEYSIGIAILRWLVNQRYTTGSFPRTQETFVGLKALTKLSEIVNPAKNEYDMYLTYKDVTKQHRFDSYNIEKVEYNNLRSTTRIITMTIAGQGSGLIQVAYKYHLNLVNFERSFELAVNKTDTDSDAVLKLDVCTSFIPKLSDQRSNMALVEVNLPSGYVTATGLIVEKPGINPIRKREILYGATTAVLYYDNMGIEKNCFTITAHKRMKEAIRRPSYVTVHDYYYPEYNAIQIYE